The Meles meles chromosome 6, mMelMel3.1 paternal haplotype, whole genome shotgun sequence DNA segment ATGGAGTGTAACACCCCAGTCTCTGAGTATGGGATATACATAGTGACCTCCATCAATGAGGAAAGGGTAACCTTGCAACAGAGAAATCTGACAAGCATGACCTCAGCCAGATGGTCAAAGTCAACATCAACGGTGATAAGTCATGCTGATAGTACGCATCCTTGGCTTGATGTGATAAAAATGTCACTTCTTCTCCGTGGCCCTCCTCCCCACGTCCCCTCACCCCAGTCTTCCTCATGAGGAAAAAACAGGCAAATAATTCCAATTGAGAGACATGCTACAGAGTGTCTAGCCAGTACTCTTCAAAATTGGCAAGGTCATTGAGagcaaggaaagtctgagaaactgtcagagTACGTTACTCTGAcatgatgactaaatgtaatgtggatCCTGGAACAGACAAAAACACCAGGTAAAAATGTAGGACATCAGAACAGGCCTGTGTTTAAAAAGTGGAAGAATTCATTTTCCTAGGATCATCACAGAGCTAATCATGCTACTAAATCAAGAAATAACAGGAGCAGAAGAAAGGAGCCCCACAAGTATGACATGCTCAATGCCACCGTCAAAATAAGCTAAATACAAATTAAGAtacggggagcctgggtgactcaactgGTTAATGGTCCGactttggttttagctcaggtcatggtcctagggttgTGGGacggagccctgtgtcaggcttcatgctcagcagaaagtctgcttgagattctctccctccccctctgcccctctccttcccacccccaactctctctttctaaaataaataaataaatctaaaagaaaaaagatgtggtgAGGACAGTAACACCTAAGTGTGAGATCATTGGTACAGATGAAACCATTCTCATAAAATTTAGAACACATGCAGTGCCTTAGACAGGGTCATGGATACTTAATGTGTTCATGGTGGGAGAACATGGGCGAGACGGTTGCATGTCATTCCTAGGATACTGGTTGCCTctggggaggggtagaaggaggcAAATGGGACCAGGAAAAGGTTAAAAAGGAACAGAACTCACTGCAATATTGTAGtcccaaaaaaaataaaaatctgaagcaaattttaaaatgttaatatttctcCCTTCTTGGTGGGGATTTTGTATTATCCTCtgtatatttttctgtgttcaagatagataatataaaaagtaagatttttctaaaaaaaagggggggttatTCATAAAAGTGTATGATGGAATGTCcaacaaaagaaaatcaggataaaaactgaacagaagaaacatggcaagagaaaacaaatactgatAAATCAGGAAGTAGTCTGATAGGAAGGTTGTGTCAGCACACAGGGAGGAACAGCGGCAAGCCTTGAGGACAGGTGGCTTCCAGGGGCATGACTGGAGGTGGTGGAAATGGCTGCTGCCTGAGCCAGCCCTCACCTTTGAAGAAGATGTAATTCAAGAGAATCATGAGCGTGTCTTGCGTGAACTCCTGGAGGCTGTCCGCCACCTGCCCGTATGTCTGCTTTCTCACGTACTCATTGATCTGCCTCCTGGTCGTGGCCGAGTCCGTGAAGTTGGCAGAAAATGCAAATGCTCTGTACAGCTCCCTGATAGTGTCCAAAAAGGGCTGCCGTGGTTTCCGTTGCTTGTCCAGGAACAAGGAGTTGCCTACTTTCAGCTCCAGTTTGGGGCTGGGCAGGTCAAGGGTGTGGATGAGGCTTTGGAAACCCCGGTGGATGTCAGCTTCTGGGGTCTCTGTGAGGTTGAAGCCGAGGCCCTCCAGGATCTGAGCTGGGGTGTCAGCCTGGGCCCCAAGAGAGAGCAGGGCCAGGGAAGTAGAGATGCTCACGGGGGAAAAGAAGATGTTTCCCGAGGTTTCCGCGGCCAGCTGCTTGTACAAACGCAGGGCAAAGCTGGTGATGGTGGGTGTGATCTTGTGGTAGGCGGGGGTCCCTGGCACGGAGAGCTGGTCACTGGGGGCCTGAGGCACCCCCAGACTCTTATCTCCATGGGCAGGAAAGAGCTGACAGTGGACAGAGGGCAGgatccctgctcccagcagccacaGCCAGGCTGGACCCATCCTCTGAAAAGAAGATGTTGAACAAGTCATTCTGCTTCATAAATAACTTCGGTGCTCCCCATTGCTCGCACAGTGAACCTCACATCCAAACTGTACCCCACACAGCTGCCGTGAGGGGCCCTGCAGGGGATGAGAGCAGCTGCCCTCAATCTGCTTGATGTATTCATCATCTATCTACAAGATTTTGTTGAGAAAAGCACTGTGGGCTCTAAAAACAAAATTCCACTGTttattctcccttcctccctccctccctcccacttccttcccccctctctccttccttccttccttccttcctttttcttttctttcttctttctaggCCTTCTTGGAATCACTCATGAACTTTCAGGGACTGGGGGCAACTACAGAGCAAAGGCTCAGGACACCGTGACAGAGAGTGAGGCTGGGCCTTGCTAGAACCCAGGTGTGGCCCTTCCCATCACTCTCaccaggagaggggagaggagggtgtGTAGAGCTCCTGGGTCAGATCCTCCAAGAAAGGGGAGTGCCTTCTCCTCTTCCGGTTTTTTCATTAGCTCGAGTGTTGAGGTGATGGTGAGACACAGGGGCCTGGTGGATGGGAGCCACCCACAAGGAGTGCCTGGAGCCTGGGAGGATGGATCAGCTCTGTCTCCATCAAACTTGGCATCTCGAGCTCCCTTTGTCGCATGCAGCAGTGGAAAACTATCTTAATTGACTCAGAGTTTCAGGGAAGAGGTCTGGCATGAGTTGAATTGCATAACCCCAAATTCGTATGTGGAAGTTCAAACCCCTATATCCCAGAGTGTTTGTCTGGAAATGGGCTGTTGAGGTGTACTTGCTTAAGACGAGGTCATTAGATGGGCCCTAATTTAATAGGACCGGTGTCCTTCTAAGGGGGCATTTGggcacagacacgcacacagcTGGGAAGACAAAGGCAGAGATCGGGGTGAAGCTTCTAGAACCAAGGATGCCAGAGATCGCCAGCAAACCCAGCAGCTCAGGGAGAGCTCTGTGGCAGGTTCTCCTGCCCAGtctcagaaggaaccagccccaCCCCTGGTACCTAGATCTCTGACTTCCGGCCTCCATGACAGCGCGATGATCTATTTCTGTCATTGAAACTACCCAGGTTGTGGTGCTTTGTTGgggcagccctaggaaacgaaCCCCATCTCTCCAGTACTTTAGGTCACAGAGCGGGCGGGAGAAGCCTTCTAGCTCTAGGGAGTGAAAGCGGTGCGGGAGCGGGAGAATCCTTCCTCAGGGCAGGGAAGGCAGCTCCAGCTCCAGGAAGAACTGCCGTGTAGACATGGCTTATCTCTGCTCACTCTGGCCCGAGTTTGGTGCCCCTGTCCCTTTCAGGATCTCCACACACACCCCTCCGCACACCACCACAGAGCACGCGCTGTCACATGGCCACGGGGACTCCCCCACACCTTGATATGCCCAGTAAGGACACACCGTCCCCTGCTCCCTTCAGAACTGACTCTTCCACAGCTGACCACCCTCTCGTTGCCGTTCGTCTGTCTTGATAACGTTTGTGTCTTAATGAGCACCTTTTGCCCAAACCAATGACTTCCGGCTCAATTACAGATGCCAAGGTGGTGTGGTAGAGATCGTATGTGTAGACAGTTTATAGCACCCAGGGCCCTAAAAACCCCACGGGCCAGTTGCCGGGAGGGACGAATACAGCCTGCTTATCAGTTATGTGGAAATAAGTTTGCTGAGCAAAGTCCTGCGGGCCATTTCCCAAGGCCAcgtccttcctccctctcccagagCTCTGCTGGGCTCCCCTAATGACAGGTTTCATCCATGTTGGGAAGCGGAACGATTTAAAAATCCGTCTGCTCCTGGGGAAAGTCAGAAATACAGCTGTAGTAAAACAGGTtctggtttattctttttctcccacTGAACTTACCACGTTTACCCTTCTGAAACCCCAGTGATTCCCAGACTTGCAGAAGGCTTATTTCCCAAAGAGGATGGAAAGTCACAGGGCTTGGGTTTGAATTAGACTTCGCGGTATCTCCCTGTGGGATCTGCACAAAGGAAACTCTCTGACCCACAGTGTCCCCatttacaaaaggaaaaggacaatGCCGACCTTCCGGGGGTCGGAGCACTTAAGGATTACAAGGCATAGGGTGTGGAAGGCCCCTGATCTGTAGAAGGCAGGCAATGTGAATTTCCACCCCTGTCTACAGTTGTCTGGTGTAATTACACCCAAtgtctgtctttatttcttttctagaaaGATCCCAGAGGAAAACCAAGAACTCCATCAGTTAATGATAATATTCCCATATACTGTTTATTTTGTGCAAGGCTATTAGATCCATCGTCTCACAGGCTCTCAGCCGGATGTGTTCTCAAATACAGGGGGGTGGTATTTGGGGTCAGCTCAGAGTCTGGGGCAGGGGGTGCTCCTGGAAtttggtgagagagagaaagctctcGGGGTAACAGCGGTGACATGCAATGCAGAACAGTCGTGTGCAAATGCCAGTGCCTTTGCCGAGAGATCGCTGATTCCTGTCATTCAGTTGAGTCCCTATGAGAACCCAAAGACACAGGGATTTGTACCCTTGCTGTGCCTACGGGGAAACTGGACTCAGGATCAAGATCAGCACCTGTTAAGTGGCAGAAGCCTGATTCAGACTCTAGACGAGGGCTCCTGAAGTGCAAGCCTTTTGCTACAACCCCGTCTCTGGTAAATTTGTTACGGCAATGTTGTCATTTGCTTTGGGTTGTATTGTTCCATTTTTTGGTCTAACCACCAGGAGCGCTGGGAGTTCCTCTCTCAACATTTTTGTTGGCAAAGTTTGCCATAAAAGGTTACTTAAAACCTGAAGTTTAAAGCCTTAGAAGAAGTGGATACCGGCACCTGTCCCTTTGGGGACTCCGTTCTCCCATCCTTGCTGccaaagcaagagagagagagggagggggagagagagagagaaagagagagaca contains these protein-coding regions:
- the SERPINA11 gene encoding serpin A11 codes for the protein MGPAWLWLLGAGILPSVHCQLFPAHGDKSLGVPQAPSDQLSVPGTPAYHKITPTITSFALRLYKQLAAETSGNIFFSPVSISTSLALLSLGAQADTPAQILEGLGFNLTETPEADIHRGFQSLIHTLDLPSPKLELKVGNSLFLDKQRKPRQPFLDTIRELYRAFAFSANFTDSATTRRQINEYVRKQTYGQVADSLQEFTQDTLMILLNYIFFKAKWKHPFNRYQTQKQESFFVDERTSLRIPMMHQKEMHRFFYDQEMACTVLQIEYSGNALALLILPDPGKMEQVEAALQPETLRKWDQWLLPSLLDLHLPRFSISGSYNLEEILPHIGLTNIFNLEADLSGITEQLNQTISRVSHKATMDMNVWGTRAGAASGLLSQPQALNATSAPQTRFNRPFLVLLWEVTTQSLLFLGKVVNPAAG